In Neisseria animalis, a single window of DNA contains:
- a CDS encoding GTPase/DUF3482 domain-containing protein: MNTAKPLSLAVVGHTNTGKTSLLRTLLRDGAFGEVKNAPATTRHVEEAAVSDGGETLVRLYDTPGLEDAGGVLDWLETNTSAREDGIERLHRFLDSEEAASDFNQEAKVLRQLMQSDMALYVVDAREPVLAKYKDELTVLSWCAKPVMPVFNFTGGQDLGAWAEMLARRTLHVYSSFDTVAFDFEGEIRLWDNLATMLPSRMPLDRLIDMRRREWQMLDKEARYEIADFLLDIAAYRQEIDADDSPEPVLQTMQTEVRQLERQLQRKLLQLYRFYHSEIGSNDWVLQPFEQDPFDSDLLLQYGIRTGKGATAGALIGMGLDIVTLGGSLGLGTAIGGLLGGVLPNMQDISDKISGRQTLHIGAETLTLLAARALELLSVLQTRGHAAQARMDIGSGKAPWKADKLPSEINKARNREQWSSLNTQSPESSRKARNEAADSLAVRISNNI; the protein is encoded by the coding sequence ATGAATACAGCCAAACCTTTATCTCTCGCCGTAGTCGGCCACACCAATACGGGTAAAACGTCTTTATTGAGAACATTGTTGCGGGACGGCGCATTCGGCGAAGTAAAAAATGCTCCTGCAACCACGCGCCATGTAGAAGAAGCAGCGGTTTCGGATGGGGGCGAAACATTGGTGCGCCTGTATGATACCCCCGGATTGGAAGATGCCGGTGGGGTTTTAGACTGGCTGGAAACGAATACTTCGGCGCGTGAAGACGGTATCGAGCGGCTGCACCGTTTTTTAGACAGTGAAGAGGCTGCATCAGATTTCAATCAGGAGGCCAAAGTCTTGCGCCAACTTATGCAGAGCGATATGGCACTGTATGTGGTGGACGCAAGGGAGCCTGTGTTGGCAAAATACAAAGACGAATTAACCGTATTGTCTTGGTGCGCCAAGCCGGTGATGCCCGTGTTTAACTTTACCGGCGGGCAGGACTTGGGCGCATGGGCGGAAATGCTGGCCAGAAGAACATTGCACGTTTACAGCTCATTCGATACCGTTGCCTTTGATTTTGAAGGCGAAATCAGGTTGTGGGACAATCTGGCCACAATGCTGCCAAGCCGTATGCCCTTAGACAGGCTGATTGATATGCGCCGCCGAGAATGGCAAATGCTGGATAAAGAAGCGCGTTATGAAATTGCCGACTTTTTGTTGGACATAGCCGCTTACCGGCAGGAAATCGATGCCGATGATTCTCCGGAGCCCGTATTGCAAACCATGCAAACAGAGGTACGCCAGCTTGAACGGCAGCTTCAGCGGAAACTGCTGCAACTGTACCGCTTCTACCACAGCGAGATCGGCAGCAACGATTGGGTGCTGCAACCGTTTGAACAAGATCCGTTCGACAGTGATTTATTACTGCAATACGGTATCCGCACGGGCAAAGGCGCAACCGCCGGCGCATTAATCGGCATGGGCTTGGACATCGTTACATTGGGCGGTTCGCTCGGATTGGGTACGGCAATCGGGGGATTGCTCGGAGGCGTATTGCCGAATATGCAGGATATTTCCGATAAAATCAGCGGCAGGCAAACTCTCCATATCGGCGCAGAAACTCTTACATTGCTTGCTGCCCGCGCATTGGAATTGCTCTCCGTCCTCCAAACGCGCGGCCATGCGGCACAAGCGCGTATGGACATCGGTAGCGGAAAAGCCCCGTGGAAGGCGGATAAATTGCCGTCTGAAATCAACAAAGCGCGCAATCGCGAGCAATGGTCTTCACTCAATACCCAATCGCCGGAAAGCAGCCGTAAAGCACGGAATGAGGCAGCCGACAGCTTGGCAGTCCGAATCTCAAACAATATATGA
- a CDS encoding DUF2868 domain-containing protein, giving the protein MLNPQRKLVELVRILEESGHVFPADPEQVTESLRPVEGGFEQKLIRRAEMVDRNHLLKHSLEQARAGSFWLWVVAASLMFTTGFSATYLLMDSQGLNFFLILASVLGMNTLMMAVWLLSVGLRLKPGRWAVSPATWLRGKDSVNQALLRLFAEEWRRPSARWLLGTTTHGLWLATLSGMLVSVLLLLLVRQYTFNWESTLLSNEASVQAVAWLSWLPAKLGFPVPDSAAVLQGRLGSNVADARAWSGLLIGSMLAYGILPRLAAWLVCKVLFKAAEAELPLEKPYYQNIIRRWQVKVVDADTQQEKVEAVSPKIYLSDAPKWAVMLETEWPDKDWFGHTLGQEWADGGVLADRNAEAEWLARLSAQPMQLLVGVRMRQVPDRGMLRQIVRLAEAAQGGIVVQLLAEAEHSDGIGERLVQWQQALSERGVAWLAPPKLAQEMRLRHTDSDNV; this is encoded by the coding sequence ATGTTGAATCCGCAACGCAAATTGGTCGAACTGGTCCGCATTTTGGAAGAGAGCGGTCATGTTTTTCCTGCCGATCCCGAGCAGGTTACCGAGTCTCTGCGCCCTGTTGAGGGCGGTTTTGAGCAGAAACTTATCCGCCGTGCCGAGATGGTGGACCGCAATCATTTGCTGAAACACAGTTTGGAACAGGCGCGGGCGGGGTCGTTTTGGCTGTGGGTAGTGGCGGCTTCGCTGATGTTTACAACCGGTTTCTCCGCAACTTATTTGTTGATGGACAGCCAAGGTCTGAATTTTTTCCTGATTTTGGCAAGCGTATTGGGCATGAATACGCTGATGATGGCGGTGTGGTTGCTGTCTGTCGGTTTGCGCCTGAAACCGGGGCGTTGGGCGGTGAGCCCGGCGACTTGGCTGCGCGGCAAGGATTCGGTCAATCAGGCTTTGTTGCGGCTGTTTGCCGAGGAATGGCGCAGGCCGTCTGCACGTTGGCTGCTGGGTACGACAACCCACGGCCTTTGGCTGGCAACCTTATCGGGAATGCTGGTGTCGGTATTGCTGTTGTTGCTGGTGCGGCAATATACGTTCAACTGGGAAAGTACGCTGTTGAGCAATGAGGCTTCGGTACAGGCAGTGGCGTGGTTGTCGTGGCTGCCGGCCAAGTTGGGTTTTCCTGTTCCGGATTCGGCGGCGGTATTGCAAGGGCGGTTGGGCAGTAATGTTGCCGATGCGCGCGCGTGGTCGGGTCTGCTCATCGGCAGTATGCTGGCATACGGTATTTTGCCGCGTTTGGCCGCATGGTTGGTGTGCAAGGTGTTGTTTAAGGCGGCGGAAGCGGAGCTGCCGTTGGAGAAGCCGTATTATCAGAATATTATCCGCCGCTGGCAGGTAAAAGTGGTGGACGCGGATACGCAGCAGGAAAAAGTAGAAGCGGTTTCGCCAAAAATCTATTTGAGCGATGCGCCGAAGTGGGCGGTGATGCTGGAAACGGAGTGGCCGGATAAGGATTGGTTCGGACATACTTTGGGGCAGGAATGGGCAGACGGCGGTGTGTTGGCGGACAGGAATGCTGAAGCGGAATGGTTGGCGCGCTTGTCGGCGCAACCGATGCAGTTGCTTGTCGGCGTGCGGATGCGGCAGGTGCCGGATCGCGGTATGTTGAGGCAGATAGTGCGTTTGGCGGAAGCTGCACAAGGCGGTATTGTGGTGCAACTGCTGGCGGAGGCGGAGCATTCGGACGGTATCGGGGAAAGATTGGTGCAATGGCAGCAGGCGTTAAGCGAACGTGGGGTTGCTTGGCTTGCGCCGCCGAAATTGGCGCAGGAAATGCGTTTGAGGCATACGGATTCGGATAATGTCTGA
- the pheA gene encoding prephenate dehydratase — MSIDEQLKPHRDAIDEIDATVLQLLNQRAAHAHAIGELKGTGAVYRPEREAAVLRRIQNLNKGPLPNESVARLFREVMSECLAVERPLTIAYLGPQGTFTQQAAIKHFGHAAYTRACMTVDDCFKQVETRQADYLVAPLENSTEGSIGRTLDLLAVSALKACGEVVVRIHHNLMRKDSSEINGVTKVFAHAQALAQCNDWLGRNLPQAERIPVSSNAEAARLVAESDDTTTAAIAAVTAAEIYGLTIAAQCIEDEPNNTTRFIVLGHQDTQPSGSDKTSLVVSTPNRAGAMMGLLQTFTDAGISMTKIESRPSKSALWEYLFFIDIEGHQLDSKVEAALKQLGERASFVKVIGSYPTVVL, encoded by the coding sequence ATGTCGATTGACGAGCAATTAAAACCCCACCGCGATGCGATTGATGAAATCGATGCCACCGTGTTACAGCTGCTGAACCAACGTGCCGCCCATGCACATGCCATCGGCGAATTGAAAGGCACGGGGGCAGTGTACCGCCCCGAGCGTGAAGCCGCAGTATTGCGCCGTATTCAGAACCTGAACAAAGGTCCGCTGCCGAATGAGTCCGTAGCAAGGCTTTTCAGGGAAGTGATGAGCGAATGTTTGGCGGTGGAGCGTCCGCTGACCATTGCTTATTTGGGGCCGCAAGGTACGTTTACTCAACAGGCAGCCATCAAACATTTCGGCCATGCGGCTTATACCCGCGCCTGTATGACGGTGGACGACTGCTTCAAACAGGTTGAAACCCGACAAGCCGATTATCTGGTTGCGCCATTGGAAAACTCTACTGAAGGCTCAATCGGCCGAACCTTGGATTTGCTGGCTGTTTCCGCATTGAAAGCCTGCGGCGAAGTGGTGGTGCGGATACACCATAATTTAATGCGGAAAGACAGCAGTGAAATCAACGGTGTAACCAAAGTATTCGCCCACGCGCAAGCATTGGCGCAATGCAATGACTGGCTCGGACGCAATCTGCCGCAGGCCGAGCGCATTCCGGTATCCAGCAACGCCGAGGCCGCGCGTTTGGTTGCAGAATCCGATGATACGACCACCGCAGCCATTGCCGCCGTAACCGCAGCCGAAATCTACGGCCTGACCATCGCCGCCCAATGTATCGAAGACGAGCCGAACAATACTACGCGTTTTATTGTACTCGGCCATCAGGATACACAGCCCAGCGGCAGCGATAAAACTTCCCTTGTCGTCTCCACTCCAAACCGTGCCGGTGCCATGATGGGGCTGCTGCAAACCTTTACCGATGCCGGCATTTCGATGACCAAAATAGAAAGCCGCCCGAGCAAATCGGCATTGTGGGAATATTTGTTTTTTATCGACATCGAAGGCCATCAGCTTGACAGTAAGGTTGAAGCGGCATTGAAGCAGTTGGGTGAACGTGCTTCGTTTGTGAAAGTAATCGGTTCGTATCCGACCGTAGTGTTGTAA
- a CDS encoding multidrug effflux MFS transporter, which yields MSNTKVVLPLTQKQMATLLAMLVALMPFSIDTYLPAMPQMAGDLGSNIHRIEQSLSMFLFGVAVGQVAGGAVSDIKGRKPVALVGLVVHAVSLFGLTLVTTADQLLLLRALQAFGAGMTVVVVGATVRDYYEGRQAAQMFALIGIILMIVPLMAPMVGSLLLALGGWRAIFGFLLVYTLLLLALVARFLPKPLKTEKIGADIFAVVAGRFKRVLRTRAAMGYLFFQAFSFASMFAFLTESSFVYMNLYDVSPHGYAWIFALNIITMATFNRITAWRLKSGSHPQSILRWGIIVQFAANALMVLQVLLLELPPLWALVACVMLSVGTQGLVSANTQACFMSYFKQESGSANAVLGVCQSVIAASMGLLTTWLHNGSALVMAGMMLTATVCGIVLLWVCSHQAWIENDKNKAMF from the coding sequence ATGAGCAATACGAAAGTGGTGCTGCCGCTGACGCAAAAACAAATGGCCACGCTGCTGGCAATGCTGGTGGCACTGATGCCGTTTTCCATTGATACGTATCTTCCTGCCATGCCGCAGATGGCGGGCGATCTCGGTTCGAATATCCACCGTATCGAACAAAGCCTGAGTATGTTTTTATTCGGCGTGGCCGTCGGGCAGGTTGCCGGCGGTGCGGTTTCGGACATTAAAGGGCGCAAGCCGGTTGCACTGGTGGGTTTGGTGGTGCACGCGGTCAGCCTGTTCGGGTTGACATTGGTTACGACTGCCGACCAGTTGCTGCTGCTGCGCGCGTTGCAGGCATTCGGCGCCGGTATGACGGTGGTGGTGGTTGGTGCGACAGTGCGCGATTACTATGAAGGACGGCAGGCGGCGCAGATGTTTGCGCTCATCGGTATTATTTTGATGATTGTGCCGCTGATGGCGCCGATGGTCGGGTCGCTGCTGCTGGCTTTGGGCGGTTGGCGGGCGATTTTCGGTTTTTTGCTGGTTTATACGCTGTTGCTGCTGGCGTTGGTGGCCCGTTTTCTGCCCAAACCGCTGAAAACCGAAAAAATCGGTGCGGATATTTTTGCTGTGGTGGCAGGGCGGTTTAAGCGGGTATTGCGGACGCGCGCGGCGATGGGTTATCTGTTTTTCCAAGCATTCAGCTTTGCCTCGATGTTTGCTTTCCTGACCGAATCATCATTTGTTTACATGAACCTTTATGATGTGTCGCCACACGGTTATGCGTGGATATTTGCGCTGAACATCATCACGATGGCAACTTTTAACCGCATCACGGCGTGGCGGCTGAAAAGCGGCTCGCATCCGCAGAGTATTCTGCGTTGGGGCATTATCGTGCAGTTTGCCGCCAATGCCTTGATGGTGCTGCAAGTATTGCTGCTCGAGCTGCCGCCGCTATGGGCGCTGGTGGCGTGTGTGATGCTTTCTGTGGGCACGCAGGGCTTGGTATCGGCCAATACACAGGCGTGTTTCATGAGTTATTTCAAGCAGGAAAGCGGCAGCGCGAATGCGGTGTTGGGCGTATGCCAGTCCGTTATCGCTGCCAGCATGGGGCTGCTGACGACTTGGCTGCACAACGGCTCTGCACTGGTTATGGCGGGCATGATGCTGACGGCAACCGTATGCGGTATCGTCTTGTTGTGGGTTTGCTCGCATCAGGCATGGATTGAAAATGATAAAAACAAAGCCATGTTTTGA
- the gdhA gene encoding NADP-specific glutamate dehydrogenase, with protein MSNLNTLFANLKQKNPNQEPFHQAVEEVFMSLDPFLAKNPKYTQQSLLERIVEPERVIMFRVTWVDDKGQVQVNRGYRIQMNSAIGPYKGGLRFHPTVDLGVLKFLAFEQVFKNALTTLPMGGGKGGSDFDPKGKSDAEVMRFCQAFMTELYRHIGPDTDVPAGDIGVGGREIGFLYGQYKKIRNEFTSVLTGKGLAWGGSLIRPEATGYGTVYFAQSMLETRGDKVEGKRVVVSGSGNVAQYACEKAIQLGAKVLTVSDSNGFVLFPDSGMTEAQLAALIELKEVRRERVSTYAKEQGLQYFEGQRPWGVKCDIALPCATQNELDENDAKTLLGNGCFVVAEGANMPSTLGAVEQFLKAGILYAPGKASNAGGVATSGLEMSQNAIRLSWTREEVDARLFDIMKAIHESCLKYGKEGDKVNYVNGANIAGFVKVADAMLAQGI; from the coding sequence ATGAGCAATTTGAATACCTTGTTTGCCAATCTGAAACAGAAAAACCCCAACCAAGAGCCATTCCACCAAGCGGTGGAAGAAGTATTCATGAGTTTGGATCCGTTTTTGGCGAAAAATCCCAAATACACCCAGCAAAGCCTGCTGGAGCGCATCGTAGAGCCTGAGCGCGTCATCATGTTCCGTGTTACTTGGGTGGACGACAAAGGCCAAGTACAAGTCAACCGCGGCTACCGTATCCAAATGAACTCAGCCATCGGCCCCTACAAAGGCGGCTTGCGCTTCCACCCCACCGTTGATTTGGGCGTGTTGAAATTTCTGGCCTTCGAGCAAGTATTCAAAAATGCTTTGACCACGCTGCCGATGGGCGGTGGCAAAGGCGGTTCCGACTTCGACCCCAAAGGCAAATCCGATGCGGAAGTGATGCGTTTCTGCCAAGCCTTTATGACCGAACTGTACCGCCACATCGGCCCCGATACCGACGTACCGGCGGGCGACATCGGCGTGGGCGGACGCGAAATCGGCTTCTTATACGGCCAATACAAAAAAATCCGCAACGAATTTACTTCCGTGCTGACCGGCAAGGGCTTGGCATGGGGCGGCAGCCTGATCCGTCCGGAAGCAACCGGTTACGGTACGGTTTACTTCGCACAATCCATGCTGGAAACCCGCGGCGACAAAGTTGAAGGCAAACGCGTAGTAGTTTCCGGTTCGGGCAATGTGGCGCAATACGCTTGCGAAAAAGCCATTCAGTTGGGCGCGAAAGTCCTCACCGTTTCCGATTCCAACGGTTTCGTATTGTTCCCCGACAGCGGCATGACCGAAGCACAACTGGCCGCGCTGATCGAATTGAAAGAAGTCCGCCGCGAGCGCGTATCCACTTATGCGAAAGAGCAAGGTCTGCAATATTTCGAAGGCCAACGTCCGTGGGGTGTGAAATGCGACATCGCCCTGCCTTGCGCGACCCAAAACGAATTGGACGAAAACGATGCCAAAACCCTGCTGGGCAACGGCTGTTTCGTTGTGGCGGAAGGTGCAAACATGCCGTCCACTCTGGGCGCGGTAGAGCAATTCCTGAAAGCCGGTATCCTGTATGCCCCGGGCAAAGCCTCCAACGCCGGCGGTGTGGCCACTTCGGGTTTGGAAATGAGCCAAAACGCCATCCGCCTGTCTTGGACGCGCGAAGAAGTAGATGCGCGTTTGTTTGACATCATGAAAGCCATTCATGAGTCTTGCCTGAAATACGGTAAAGAAGGCGATAAAGTCAACTACGTTAACGGCGCGAACATTGCCGGCTTCGTCAAAGTGGCCGATGCGATGCTGGCTCAAGGTATCTAA
- a CDS encoding DMP19 family protein, translating to MSILFQPEDFHSQDSAEFLYALCAAYLEHTERNGDAEMLSLNDEQHTLTAYCYLDSQVQEGGFVQLIASGYGEYIFYNPVADSLRRWRIKPTPKILDKAKALYAQHGEAIEQMAENNTPLDDIRAKFADFEELDAEYYEVADEDLEAAAVYVRANWEKFAEIGG from the coding sequence ATGAGCATACTTTTTCAGCCCGAAGATTTTCATTCCCAAGATTCTGCCGAATTTCTCTACGCCTTGTGTGCGGCTTATCTCGAACATACCGAGCGCAATGGTGATGCGGAAATGTTGTCCCTCAATGACGAACAACATACGCTGACGGCTTATTGCTATCTCGACAGCCAAGTTCAGGAGGGCGGGTTTGTGCAACTGATTGCTTCGGGTTACGGCGAGTATATTTTCTACAATCCGGTGGCCGACAGCCTGCGCCGCTGGCGTATCAAGCCGACGCCGAAGATTCTGGACAAAGCCAAAGCCTTATATGCCCAACACGGCGAAGCAATCGAGCAAATGGCTGAAAATAATACGCCTTTGGACGATATTCGTGCAAAATTTGCTGATTTTGAAGAACTTGATGCTGAATATTATGAGGTGGCAGACGAGGACTTGGAAGCAGCCGCGGTTTATGTGCGGGCAAATTGGGAGAAGTTTGCCGAAATCGGCGGCTGA
- a CDS encoding protein adenylyltransferase SelO — MHTLNFRQPRFAELPNTFYSSVAPEPLDSPYWIALNHDLAAELWPSANPMADLQSAENLAALSGCAEHYTPQPLATVYSGHQFGVYVPRLGDGRAILLGDAADSQGKLWEIQLKGAGKTPYSRFADGRAVLRSSIREYLCCEAMHGLGIPTTRALALTGSNNPVYREEVETAAVLTRIAPSFIRFGHFEYLFYTGREDELKLLADFVIRHHYPECTEADNPYLLLLEQIGRRTAQTVAAWQCTGFCHGVMNTDNMSVLGLTLDYGPFGFLDAYDRRHICNHSDREGRYAFNAQPYIAHWNMAALAQCFETLIPEAELNLLIEQWPTVFQTAYLKHMRLKLGLLAEQADDEELVADLFAALQGQQADFTLFFRHLSLLSNAHGDPLPSALSALFADGIPQQLALWLGRYRRRLRAENNEAEARAQRMNRTNPLYVLRNHLAEQAIALAKTGDYREIERLRRCLADPYRERAEFADFAGPAPAWAAEICVSCSS; from the coding sequence ATGCACACTTTAAATTTCCGACAGCCGCGCTTTGCCGAGCTGCCCAACACTTTTTATTCGAGCGTTGCCCCCGAACCGCTGGATTCACCGTACTGGATTGCGTTGAATCATGACTTGGCGGCGGAACTGTGGCCGTCTGCAAATCCAATGGCAGACTTACAATCAGCAGAAAATCTGGCCGCTCTTTCCGGCTGTGCGGAACACTACACACCGCAACCGCTGGCCACCGTGTACAGCGGCCACCAATTCGGCGTTTATGTTCCACGCTTGGGCGACGGGCGGGCAATCTTGCTGGGCGATGCCGCCGATTCACAAGGAAAACTGTGGGAAATCCAGCTCAAAGGCGCGGGCAAAACACCGTACTCGCGCTTTGCCGACGGGCGGGCGGTACTGCGCTCCAGCATACGCGAATACTTGTGTTGCGAAGCCATGCACGGCTTGGGCATTCCGACCACGCGCGCGCTGGCGCTCACCGGCAGCAATAACCCTGTTTATCGCGAAGAAGTCGAAACAGCAGCCGTGCTGACCCGCATCGCCCCCAGCTTTATCCGCTTCGGTCATTTCGAATACCTGTTTTACACAGGGCGTGAAGATGAATTAAAACTGCTGGCGGATTTCGTTATCCGACACCATTATCCCGAATGTACGGAAGCGGACAACCCCTATTTGCTGCTCTTGGAACAAATCGGCCGCCGCACCGCACAAACTGTTGCCGCATGGCAATGTACCGGCTTCTGCCACGGCGTCATGAATACCGATAATATGTCCGTTCTGGGGCTTACTCTGGACTACGGCCCGTTCGGTTTTTTAGATGCCTACGACCGCCGCCACATCTGCAACCATTCCGACCGCGAAGGCCGCTACGCCTTCAACGCCCAACCCTACATCGCCCACTGGAACATGGCAGCCTTGGCACAATGTTTTGAAACATTAATCCCCGAAGCAGAGCTGAATCTCCTTATCGAACAATGGCCAACGGTTTTTCAGACGGCATACCTAAAACACATGCGCCTGAAGCTCGGCCTGCTGGCCGAACAAGCAGATGATGAAGAGCTTGTTGCCGACCTGTTTGCCGCACTGCAAGGGCAGCAGGCAGATTTCACGCTGTTTTTCCGCCACCTGAGCCTGCTTTCCAATGCCCACGGCGACCCTTTGCCGTCTGCATTATCCGCCTTATTTGCAGACGGCATTCCACAACAACTGGCCTTATGGCTGGGACGCTATCGCCGCCGTCTGCGCGCCGAAAACAACGAAGCAGAAGCACGCGCCCAACGCATGAACCGCACCAACCCGCTGTATGTATTGCGAAACCATCTGGCAGAACAAGCCATTGCCTTGGCGAAAACGGGAGACTACCGCGAAATCGAACGCCTGCGCCGTTGTTTGGCCGACCCCTACCGCGAGCGTGCCGAATTTGCCGATTTCGCCGGACCGGCACCCGCATGGGCGGCGGAAATTTGCGTCAGTTGCTCAAGTTGA
- the trhP gene encoding prephenate-dependent tRNA uridine(34) hydroxylase TrhP → MKAPELLLPAGGLERMRAAYDFGADAVYAGSPRYSLRARNNEFAKLDVLAQGIKEAHERNKKFFLTVNTLPHNSKLKTFVSDMEPLIAMKPDALIMADPGLIMTVREKWPEMPIHLSVQANTTNYWGVKFWEKVGVERIILSRELSMEEIAEIRQECPDIELEVFIHGALCIAYSGRCLLSGYFNHRDPNQGTCTNSCRWDYKVHDAETDDMGDAKLLQGFNFDKAQEEANQNFEGINGQQRHPAANKVFLIEESNRPGEMMPIMEDEHGTYIMNSKDLRGIEVVHKLAEIGVDSLKVEGRTKSLYYVARVAQSYRKAIDDAVAGRPFDYSLLAELEGLANRGYTSGFLERHQTQDYQNYLSGHSLAKQSQYVGHVTEIDAEGWATVEVKNRFAVGDTLEIIHPGGNETVKLAQMTKKGEPVDVAPGNGIQVKIPNMAGKEKALLARIMNP, encoded by the coding sequence ATGAAAGCACCTGAACTCCTCCTTCCTGCCGGCGGTCTCGAACGTATGCGCGCCGCCTACGATTTCGGCGCCGATGCCGTATATGCCGGCAGCCCGCGCTATTCCCTGCGTGCGCGCAACAACGAATTTGCCAAGCTCGACGTATTGGCGCAGGGCATCAAAGAAGCGCACGAGCGCAATAAAAAATTCTTCCTCACCGTCAACACCCTGCCGCACAATTCCAAATTGAAAACCTTTGTTTCTGATATGGAACCGCTGATTGCGATGAAGCCCGACGCGCTGATTATGGCCGACCCCGGGCTGATTATGACCGTGCGCGAAAAATGGCCGGAAATGCCGATTCACCTTTCCGTACAGGCCAACACCACCAACTATTGGGGTGTGAAGTTTTGGGAAAAAGTCGGCGTAGAGCGCATTATTTTGTCGCGCGAGCTTTCTATGGAAGAAATCGCAGAAATCCGCCAAGAATGCCCCGATATCGAACTGGAAGTGTTTATCCACGGCGCATTGTGCATTGCCTATTCCGGCCGCTGCCTGCTTTCGGGCTACTTCAACCACCGCGACCCCAACCAAGGTACCTGCACCAATTCCTGCCGCTGGGATTACAAAGTGCACGATGCCGAAACAGACGATATGGGCGATGCCAAGCTGCTGCAGGGTTTCAATTTTGACAAAGCGCAGGAAGAGGCCAACCAAAACTTCGAAGGCATCAACGGCCAGCAACGCCACCCTGCCGCCAACAAAGTATTCCTGATTGAAGAGTCCAACCGTCCGGGCGAAATGATGCCGATTATGGAAGACGAACACGGCACCTACATCATGAATTCCAAAGACCTGCGCGGCATCGAAGTGGTGCACAAGCTGGCCGAAATCGGCGTGGACAGCCTGAAAGTCGAAGGCCGCACCAAATCACTGTATTACGTTGCCCGCGTTGCCCAGTCATACCGCAAAGCGATTGACGATGCCGTCGCCGGTCGCCCGTTTGATTACAGCCTGCTCGCCGAACTCGAAGGTTTGGCCAACCGCGGCTATACCAGCGGCTTCTTGGAACGCCACCAAACACAAGACTACCAAAACTACCTCAGCGGCCATTCGCTTGCCAAACAAAGCCAATACGTCGGCCACGTTACCGAAATCGATGCTGAAGGCTGGGCCACTGTGGAAGTGAAAAACCGCTTCGCCGTGGGCGATACGCTGGAAATCATCCACCCGGGCGGCAACGAAACCGTCAAATTGGCGCAAATGACCAAAAAAGGCGAGCCTGTCGATGTCGCGCCGGGCAACGGCATTCAGGTGAAAATCCCGAATATGGCCGGTAAGGAAAAAGCATTGCTGGCGCGGATTATGAATCCTTAA
- a CDS encoding amino acid ABC transporter permease, whose amino-acid sequence MDFRFDIIYEYRWMFLYGALTTLGLTLAATLGGTVLGLLGALARLVSFEKGSAPVRAAAWVLRSISALYVTLFRGTPMFVQIIIWYFVWFTALVNPTDGLIISGEAAVELRREYGAIIAGVLALAVNAGAYITEIFRAGIQSIDKGQLEAARSLGLSYPQAMRYVVLPQALRRMLPPLANEFITLLKDSSLLSTIAVAELLYVQKTISGRYSVYEEPLYTIALIYLLMTTCLGWFFSRLEKRYSPQHR is encoded by the coding sequence ATGGATTTCCGTTTCGACATTATTTATGAATACCGCTGGATGTTCCTTTACGGCGCGCTGACAACGCTGGGACTGACTCTCGCCGCTACTTTGGGCGGTACGGTACTGGGTTTGCTTGGCGCGCTGGCCCGGCTGGTAAGTTTTGAAAAAGGCAGTGCGCCCGTTCGCGCGGCGGCATGGGTGTTACGCAGCATTTCGGCGCTGTATGTTACACTGTTTCGCGGTACGCCGATGTTCGTACAGATTATTATTTGGTATTTCGTATGGTTTACCGCATTGGTCAACCCTACCGATGGTCTGATTATCAGCGGGGAAGCTGCGGTAGAACTCCGCCGCGAATACGGTGCGATTATTGCCGGCGTACTTGCTCTGGCAGTCAATGCCGGTGCATACATTACCGAAATTTTCCGCGCCGGCATCCAGTCTATCGACAAAGGCCAGCTCGAAGCCGCCCGTTCACTCGGCCTGAGCTATCCCCAAGCCATGCGTTATGTGGTTCTGCCGCAGGCTTTGCGCCGTATGCTGCCTCCGCTTGCCAACGAATTTATCACGCTCCTGAAAGACAGCTCCCTGCTTTCCACCATCGCAGTTGCCGAACTGCTGTATGTTCAGAAAACCATTTCCGGACGTTACTCCGTCTATGAGGAACCGCTGTACACCATCGCGCTGATTTACCTGCTGATGACTACCTGCTTGGGCTGGTTCTTCTCCCGCTTGGAAAAACGGTACAGCCCGCAACACCGCTAA